Proteins encoded together in one Candidatus Sulfotelmatobacter sp. window:
- a CDS encoding zinc ribbon domain-containing protein — MFCDQCGMAVQPGQAFCNKCGKQIIGPVSLMQPRPGRVQEHVRLLAILWFGLSALNTIGGLALFIVANTLFPHLRARGPESGPPQFLTPLLSAIAIILLAKAACGFIAGYGLLQRERWARVLTLVVAFLSLFTNIPFGTALGIYTMWVLLPAESEEEYEALAAARAA, encoded by the coding sequence ATGTTCTGCGATCAGTGCGGCATGGCAGTGCAGCCGGGTCAGGCTTTTTGCAACAAATGCGGCAAGCAGATCATCGGTCCGGTATCGCTCATGCAGCCGCGGCCGGGCCGGGTGCAGGAGCATGTGCGCCTGCTAGCGATATTGTGGTTCGGGCTCTCGGCGCTGAACACGATCGGTGGCCTGGCGCTATTCATTGTCGCGAATACTTTGTTCCCACATCTGCGCGCCCGCGGACCGGAGAGTGGTCCGCCGCAGTTTCTGACTCCGCTCTTGAGCGCGATTGCGATTATCCTCCTCGCCAAAGCAGCCTGTGGGTTCATCGCCGGCTACGGTTTATTGCAGCGCGAGCGCTGGGCTCGCGTGCTCACGCTCGTGGTGGCCTTTCTTTCGCTGTTTACCAACATTCCATTCGGAACGGCGCTGGGCATCTACACCATGTGGGTTCTGCTTCCCGCAGAGTCGGAGGAGGAGTACGAGGCCCTGGCTGCGGCTCGGGCTGCCTAG
- a CDS encoding DUF6599 family protein, with protein sequence MSFSRTVIIVLLTGSLLGVAWAAHPQAAQKAAVHSDQAPALLPAQFGGWQMQGAPQISQDPAAADPTNAAVLKEYRFTDVATCTYSRDDGRTLKIRAARFADASGAFGAYTFYLQPGMAKEDIGDQGVSLGRRTLFYRGHVLVDAQFSAESVMSAEQLRELAGALPRPRGNSGNLPSFIQFMPRRGYIANTQKYVMGPEALAAQAPPVAADQVDFDASSEVTLARYNTTSGEATLMLISYPTPQLAAEHLRRIDAAHHMAPPQAGVAAIESAGSFFDKRTGPIVAIATGPISDGDAKSLLGMVNWEASVTWNQATDNAQARDLYMLILNIVILCGILAGLAVVAGVAFGGIRILMKRMYPDKVFDRPEQMEFISLRLTETVVKGTSGSGTESTGSVPQNPL encoded by the coding sequence ATGAGTTTTTCCCGTACCGTTATCATCGTCCTGTTGACCGGAAGCCTGTTGGGTGTGGCGTGGGCAGCGCATCCGCAAGCGGCGCAGAAAGCCGCAGTCCATTCGGATCAGGCGCCTGCGTTGCTGCCAGCGCAGTTTGGCGGATGGCAGATGCAGGGGGCGCCGCAGATCAGCCAGGATCCCGCAGCCGCCGACCCTACGAATGCCGCCGTGCTCAAGGAGTACCGCTTCACCGACGTTGCCACATGTACCTACTCGCGGGACGACGGCCGTACGTTGAAGATTCGCGCTGCGCGCTTCGCCGATGCTTCTGGAGCCTTTGGCGCCTACACGTTCTACCTTCAGCCGGGGATGGCCAAGGAAGACATTGGCGACCAGGGGGTATCGCTGGGCCGGCGCACACTCTTCTATCGCGGGCATGTGCTGGTGGACGCGCAGTTCAGCGCAGAGTCCGTCATGTCGGCGGAGCAGTTGCGGGAGCTGGCGGGAGCGCTCCCGCGACCCCGTGGGAACTCCGGCAACCTGCCGTCATTTATCCAGTTCATGCCACGCCGCGGCTATATCGCGAACACCCAAAAGTATGTGATGGGACCGGAAGCACTCGCCGCGCAAGCGCCTCCGGTCGCCGCGGACCAGGTCGATTTCGATGCCAGTTCGGAAGTAACTTTGGCGCGTTACAACACAACGAGCGGCGAAGCGACGTTGATGCTGATCTCCTATCCCACGCCACAACTAGCCGCCGAGCATTTGCGCCGGATTGATGCTGCGCATCACATGGCACCGCCGCAGGCGGGCGTCGCCGCGATTGAAAGCGCAGGTTCATTCTTCGACAAACGCACCGGGCCCATCGTTGCCATCGCGACCGGACCGATCTCTGACGGTGATGCAAAGTCGCTGCTCGGAATGGTGAACTGGGAAGCCAGCGTCACCTGGAACCAGGCCACCGACAATGCGCAGGCGCGCGACCTCTACATGCTGATTCTCAACATCGTGATTCTCTGCGGAATTCTTGCGGGACTCGCAGTCGTGGCCGGTGTAGCCTTCGGGGGAATCAGAATTTTGATGAAACGCATGTATCCCGACAAAGTATTTGACCGTCCCGAACAGATGGAATTTATCTCGCTGCGGCTGACAGAAACGGTGGTCAAAGGTACGTCTGGAAGTGGGACTGAGAGCACCGGTTCGGTCCCCCAAAACCCTCTCTAA
- a CDS encoding helix-turn-helix domain-containing protein, with the protein MPRRPDPDLEDRILNAAHRLWKRGGDKSLTMRAVARAAGTNTPAVYRRFKDRRDLVRGLLLRIADRIRQDFAARDTLEEMAEAYVEQALRVPHEYQLFYTHARELSPPRGNGRPRPIRESRPNFAFVERLLAKRLGGMPEDHTQLALAVWATLHGTTTLLLSKSIPDGHEQELRSACRAAVKAMLEGAHKFPIEK; encoded by the coding sequence ATGCCCCGGCGCCCTGATCCCGATCTGGAAGACCGCATTCTGAATGCCGCACACCGCTTGTGGAAGCGCGGGGGAGACAAATCTCTGACCATGCGGGCGGTGGCGCGGGCGGCGGGAACGAACACCCCGGCAGTGTACCGGCGCTTCAAAGACCGTCGCGACCTGGTACGCGGGTTGTTGCTGCGCATTGCGGATCGCATCCGGCAGGATTTTGCGGCGCGGGATACGTTGGAGGAAATGGCCGAGGCCTACGTCGAGCAGGCGCTCCGGGTGCCGCATGAGTACCAGCTTTTTTATACTCACGCCCGGGAGCTTTCGCCGCCGCGAGGCAATGGCCGGCCGCGGCCGATCCGGGAATCGAGGCCGAACTTCGCATTCGTGGAACGGTTATTGGCCAAACGGCTGGGAGGCATGCCCGAAGATCACACGCAATTGGCGCTGGCGGTGTGGGCGACTCTGCACGGGACCACCACTCTGCTGCTCTCGAAATCGATTCCCGATGGTCACGAGCAAGAGTTGCGCTCGGCCTGTCGTGCGGCCGTAAAGGCCATGCTGGAAGGAGCGCACAAGTTTCCTATAGAGAAGTGA